In one Poecilia reticulata strain Guanapo linkage group LG8, Guppy_female_1.0+MT, whole genome shotgun sequence genomic region, the following are encoded:
- the LOC103469453 gene encoding zinc finger protein 391, whose amino-acid sequence MSDLEAECLGLGLPPDCGSPPPPLDGAAPPTLALLSSDCPTPTLSSLAAEIAEPLVMLPCVKSEPEDCELEPIRTVDLSEIQPLSTAELGHDQIKMEISGLDYIKSEHHGHHDNHQLAFHHGDASELDYKSHYEPCSVFDYISQVTDTLEYIKSDHAVDLHCYYSAELGALKSEYPDAGAVSAHLHHNGLESIHMAELRTELNKLRPDALLLDGLGKPDPDFGEGTLYELQPAVDGSGRAGQAGAGLGLLITTKTQSPTVRKPRNMQGEKPFSCTQCGKNFSTLGNLKTHQRIHTGERPYTCSQCGKSFGQAGNLKRHQLIHTGQKPYVCAHCPKGFTKADDLRSHQRLHTGERPFICAACGKSFGQSKELKAHQLSHTGERPFCCQHCGKSFTKETSYRNHVQIHTGEKPFTCSQCGKTFSNSGVLKTHEKIHSGERPFGCTQCGKSFGRLGHLKAHQQIHTGERPYACPCCGKTFSQSGHLKAHEQIHKRERADTASTSSDGGSSAVSSDSS is encoded by the exons ATGTCGGACTTGGAGGCAGAGTGTCTGGGCCTCGGCCTGCCGCCGGACTGCGGCTCCCCCCCGCCGCCTCTGGACGGCGCCGCCCCCCCCACGCTGGCGCTGCTGTCGTCGGACTGCCCCACGCCCACGCTCAGCTCGCTGGCGGCGGAGATCGCCGAGCCGCTGGTGATGCTGCCGTGTGTGAAGAGCGAGCCGGAGGACTGCGAGCTGGAGCCCATCCGGACCGTGGACCTCTCCGAGATCCAGCCGCTGTCCACCGCCGAGCTGGGCCACGACCAGATCAAGATGGAGATCAGCGGCCTCGACTACATCAAGTCCGAGCACCACGGTCACCATGACAACCACCAGCTGGCGTTCCACCACGGCGACGCGTCGGAGCTGGACTACAAGTCGCACTACGAGCCCTGCTCCGTGTTCGACTACATCTCCCAG gtcACTGACACCCTGGAGTACATCAAGTCGGACCACGCCGTGGACCTGCACTGCTACTACAGCGCCGAGCTGGGCGCGCTGAAGTCCGAGTACCCGGACGCCGGCGCCGTGTCGGCCCACCTGCACCACAACGGCCTGGAGTCCATCCACATGGCCGAGCTGCGCACCGAGCTCAACAAGCTGCGGCCCGACGCCCTGCTGCTGGACGGGCTGGGCAAACCCGACCCCGACTTTGGAGAGGGCACGCTGTACGAGCTGCAGCCCGCCGTGGACGGGTCGGGCCGGGCGGGCCAGGCCGGCGCCGGCCTGGGTCTGCTCATCACCACCAAGACCCAGAGTCCCACGGTGAGGAAGCCGCGCAACATGCAGGGGGAGAAACCCTTCTCCTGCACGCAGTGCGGGAAGAACTTCAGTACGCTGGGCAACCTGAAGACGCACCAGCGCATCCACACGGGCGAGCGGCCGTACACCTGCTCGCAGTGCGGCAAGAGCTTCGGTCAGGCCGGAAACCTGAAGCGCCACCAGCTGATTCACACGGGCCAGAAGCCCTACGTGTGCGCCCACTGCCCCAAGGGCTTCACCAAGGCAGACGACCTGCGCTCGCACCAGCGGCTGCACACCGGTGAGCGGCCCTTCATCTGCGCCGCCTGCGGAAAGAGCTTCGGCCAGTCCAAGGAGCTGAAGGCGCACCAGCTGAGCCACACGGGCGAGCGGCCGTTCTGCTGCCAGCACTGCGGCAAGAGCTTCACCAAGGAGACCAGCTACCGCAACCACGTCCAGATCCACACGGGCGAGAAGCCCTTCACCTGCTCGCAGTGCGGGAAGACTTTCAGCAACTCTGGGGTCCTGAAGACCCACGAGAAGATCCACTCGGGGGAGCGGCCGTTCGGCTGCACGCAGTGCGGCAAGAGCTTCGGCCGGCTGGGCCACCTGAAGGCCCACCAGCAGATCCACACGGGCGAGCGGCCGTACGCCTGCCCCTGCTGCGGCAAGACTTTCAGCCAGTCGGGTCACCTCAAGGCGCACGAGCAGATCCACAAGCGAGAGCGGGCCGACACGGCCAGCACCAGCAGCGACGGCGGCAGCAGCGCCGTGAGCAGCGACAGCAGCTAA
- the LOC103469451 gene encoding keratin, type I cytoskeletal 13, producing the protein MSGPVRFCCRCLPQWVWVLAPPPHLKPRPPRLYKRLAAPPLLTSLLSSPEKTDRLFIFIMATMMYSSSSSSSRGSMGGGLARSSLGGGLSSFSMAGGAGGSGSISSRVSRASRSFSAGGGGGSAAFGFGGGAGSGFGGGAGGGFGGGAGFGAGGGAGFGGGEDSIIGNEKFTMQNLNDRLASYLAKVAALEKANAELELKIREFAESKVGPSKRDYSPFYVTIADLQAKVSLHQPENTRVLLVLPRCGSACRYENELSMRQSVEADIAGLKMLLGEIGVAKSDLTMQIESLKDELLSMKKNHEEDLLGMRTQVGGQVNVEVDAAPQEDLTKIMEEIREHYESVAAKNRKELEGWFQAKSETLSKEVASTEMTLKTSTTEVKEVKSQLQALEIELQSQLSMKASLEASLADVQSRFAMQLNGFQMRVSSLEEQLIQLRADLERQGQEYQMLLDIKTRLEMEIAEYRRLLDGEAAGSAAGLSSSSSSSSSTTVTKTVITKVIEETSS; encoded by the exons ATGTCTGGGCCGGTtcggttctgctgcaggtgtCTGCCTCAGTGGGTGTGGGtcttggctccgccccctcACCTGAAGCCCCGCCCACCGCGGCTCTATAAAAGGCTGGCCGCCCCGCCGCTCCTcacttctctcctctcctctcctgagAAGACAGACCgactcttcatcttcatcatggCCACCATGAtgtactcctcctcctcctcctcctcccggGGCTCCATGGGCGGAGGCCTGGCCCGCTCCTCCCTCGGCGGCGgcctcagctccttcagcaTGGCCGGGGGCGCCGGCGGCAGcggcagcatcagcagcagggTCTCCCGGGCCAGCCGGAGCTTCTCCGCCGGCGGGGGCGGCGGCAGCGCGGCCTTCGGCTTCGGCGGGGGAGCCGGTTCCGGGTTCGGTGGGGGTGCAGGTGGCGGGTTCGGAGGGGGCGCGGGGTTCGGTGCAGGTGGCGGTGCCGGGTTCGGAGGAGGTGAAGACAGCATCATCGGCAACGAGAAGTTCACCATGCAGAACCTGAACGACCGGCTGGCCTCCTACCTGGCCAAGGTGGCGGCGCTGGAGAAGGCCAACGCGGAGCTGGAGCTCAAGATCCGGGAGTTCGCAGAGAGCAAGGTGGGCCCGTCCAAACGGGACTACAGCCCCTTCTACGTCACCATCGCAGACCTGCAGGCCAAGGTGAGTCTGCACCAACCCGAGAACACCCGAG tcctgctggttctgccGCGCTGCGGTTCCGCCTGCAGGTACGAGAACGAGCTGTCCATGCGCCAGTCGGTGGAGGCCGACATCGCCGGGCTGAAGATGCTGCTGGGAGAAATAGGCGTGGCCAAGAGCGACCTGACCATGCAGATCGAAAGCCTGAAGGACGAGCTGCTGTCCATGAAGAAGAACCACGAGGAG GACCTCCTCGGCATGCGCACCCAGGTGGGCGGCCAGGTCAACGTGGAGGTGGACGCCGCCCCCCAGGAGGACCTCACCAAGATCATGGAGGAGATCAGGGAACACTACGAGTCCGTCGCCGCCAAGAACCGCAAAGAGCTGGAAGGCTGGTTCCAGGCCAAG TCCGAGACGCTCTCAAAGGAGGTGGCATCCACAGAGATGACTCTGAAGACGTCGACCACCGAGGTGAAGGAGGTGAAGAGTCAGCTGCAGGCGCTGGAGATCGAGCTCCAGTCCCAACTCAGCATG AAAGCGTCTCTCGAAGCGTCTCTCGCTGACGTTCAGAGCCGCTTCGCCATGCAGCTGAACGGCTTCCAGATGAGG GTGTCgtctctggaggagcagctgattcAGCTGAGGGCCGACCTGGAGCGGCAGGGACAGGAGTACCAGATGCTGCTGGACATCAAGACCCGGCTGGAGATGGAGATCGCCGAGTATCGCCGCCTGCTGGACGGAGAGGCAGCGGGATCCGCAGCAGG gctttcctcttcctcttcctcctcttcttcaacCACAGTTACCAAAACTGTGATCACCAAGGTGATCGAGGAGACCAGCAGCTAA